The stretch of DNA ATCATGTTCCATCGGATCGCCGTCGGCCTCGATTCGGACTTCGCGCTCCGCGACGTGCCCTACGCGCACTACGCGTTCCATCTGCCCAAGGACACCTGGGCCGACGACGCATTCTTCCACTTCCTGATCGATCTCAACGGCGCTTTCCATGCCCGCGACTGGCGCGAGTCGAGCTATGTGCCGCTGCGCAAAATTTCGCGCACGGTCGAGCGCGACGAGTTCGGTCACTCCGAGATGGGCTACTATTTTCTGAGCGCGATCTGCGCCGAGCGCCGCGGCCGGGCGCTCGCCCAGGCGTTACTGCCGAAATGGTACTCGGCGGCGCTCGATATGTTCGGGCGCTCCGATTCGCCCAACACGCCGCGGTTTATCCAGTGGGGCCTGAAGAGCGTGGGCAATTCGGAAATCCGCGCGGCGTACAAGGAATATGTCGATCGCAAACTCCTCGCGCTCGGCCTAGATCTTCCCGACGAGCGCCAGGGCCGCCGCTTCCTCTGATCGGGTTGCGCGGATTGCGCCGGCGAATCCTCGGTGCGAAGCCATAGCGGCGAGTCCGCGAATGCAAACCGGTAGATACAGATCTGTGGATGCAAGCGCGTACATGATCGACGAGTTGTTTAGACGCCGCGCGCTCATTGTGGTCGGCAAGGGCGGCGTCGGGCGCACGAGCGTGAGCGGCGCGCTTGCGATGATGCGCGCGGGCGCGTCGTCCCGCGTGCTCGCGATGGAATACGACCGGCTAGGCGCGCTCGCAACCGCGATCGGCAGCAAGCCCGCTCTCGACCCGGTGGAAGCCGGGCCCGGCCTCTGGACCGTAATTCTCGACGGGGCCCATCAACTCGAGGAATATCTCACGACCGTGGTGCCCGGCCGCGCGATGCTCAAAGCGGTCGTCAACAGCGGCGCATACCGCTACTTCGTCGAAGCCGCGCCGGGTTTGCGCGAGCTGATCATGGCCGGGAAGATCTACCACGAACTCGAGTACCGGCCGCCCTCGCCGCCGTGGGACATGATCGTGCTCGATGCTCCGGCGTCGGGCCAGGCGATGAGCGTGCTGCGGATGCCGTTAGTCGCGCGTGAGATGTTCGGCGCCGGGAT from Candidatus Binataceae bacterium encodes:
- a CDS encoding Phenylacetic acid catabolic protein; the protein is MAPGDLTSHGSEDIALEDITHDESGGRAERGERVRGGGLWPFWTDIYAQGDPLPDLSCKVDRPEHNFDEGDELPEDCRALLMKMLRHEGERAGNKSFLGLMGTCIEAAETFAPDPAARLIKSEYLAEELKHAIMFHRIAVGLDSDFALRDVPYAHYAFHLPKDTWADDAFFHFLIDLNGAFHARDWRESSYVPLRKISRTVERDEFGHSEMGYYFLSAICAERRGRALAQALLPKWYSAALDMFGRSDSPNTPRFIQWGLKSVGNSEIRAAYKEYVDRKLLALGLDLPDERQGRRFL
- a CDS encoding ArsA-related P-loop ATPase, giving the protein MDASAYMIDELFRRRALIVVGKGGVGRTSVSGALAMMRAGASSRVLAMEYDRLGALATAIGSKPALDPVEAGPGLWTVILDGAHQLEEYLTTVVPGRAMLKAVVNSGAYRYFVEAAPGLRELIMAGKIYHELEYRPPSPPWDMIVLDAPASGQAMSVLRMPLVAREMFGAGIVGGLADRVARLLRDPARCGVVLVTSSEPLAIGETLETHAALKSLGLDVAALIFNRTRRPRFDAAAVARLTRRPALRAAPALRDGLAALAQDELKRAVGERRALELVRRRVGAPVIELAECPGAAGLALIRELACQLAALRAAEVRAQAPAGSALPQSPGAADAG